From one Paramormyrops kingsleyae isolate MSU_618 chromosome 1, PKINGS_0.4, whole genome shotgun sequence genomic stretch:
- the pdss1 gene encoding all trans-polyprenyl-diphosphate synthase PDSS1 isoform X3, whose product MALPLSRCWRWTLGSSTGISLLNTVCSGNGRPAAIATASILSGDRLVNLASVKKFRSLSRDNFRSLPSSGSACTCSEVHSDAKMKDPFALAQKDLRNLYDDIKKEMFVSVAELKSLCDYYFDGKGKAFRPMIVVLMARACNLHSHRDGDLLPAQRSIAMISEMIHTASLVHDDVIDGSDIRRGKTTINNVWGERKAILAGDFILSAASMALARIGNNTVVAVLSQVIEDLVRGEFMQLGSKENENERFKHYLEKTFKKTASLIANSCKAVSILVSSDPEIHEIAYQYGRNIGIAFQLVDDILDFTSCANQLGKPSAADLKLGLATGPVLFACQQFPELHAMIMRRFGSSGDVDRAWQYVLQSDGVQQTLYLAQSYCQEAIRQISQLRPSSEREALIQLTGLVLSRDK is encoded by the exons ATGGCGCTCCCATTGAGCCGCTGCTGGAGGTGGACTTTAGGGAGTAGTACCGGTATATCCTTATTAAATACTGTATGTAGCGGTAATGGACGTCCTGCTGCTATTGCGACCGCGTCG attttgtctgggGACAGGCTTGTGAATCTAGCGTCAGTCAAGAAATTCAGGAGTCTTTCGAG GGATAATTTCCGGTCGCTCCCCAGTTCAGGAAGCGCCTGTACCTGCAGCGAGGTTCACAGCGATGCCAAAATGAAAGACCCATTTGCGCTCGCACAGAAAGACTTGAGGAACTTGTACGATGACATCAAGAAG GAGATGTTTGTATCTGTTGCAGAGCTAAAATCTTTGTGTGACTACTACTTTGACGGGAAGGGCAAAGCTTTCCGGCCTATGATAGTGGTACTGATGGCTCGTGCCTGTAACCTCCACAGCCACCGAGATGG TGATCTTCTGCCAGCCCAGCGCTCTATAGCGATGATCTCAGAGATGATCCACACGGCAAGTCTGGTGCATGACGATGTCATCGACGGGTCTGACATAAGGAGAGGCAAAACCACCATCAACAATGTCTGGGGCGAGAGAAAG GCGATTCTGGCTGGAGATTTCATCCTGTCTGCAGCGTCCATGGCTCTTGCCCGGATTGGCAACAACACCGTGGTAGCAGTATTGTCTCAAGTCATTGAGGACTTGGTGAGAG GTGAATTCATGCAGCTGGGATCCAAAGAAAACGAGAATGAGCGATTCAAACACTACCTCGAGAAAACCTTCAAGAAGACCGCCAGTCTGATCGCGAACAGCTGTAAAGCA GTGTCGATTCTTGTTAGCTCTGACCCTGAGATCCATGAAATTGCGTATCAGTACGGAAGGAACATCGGAATCGCATTTCAG CTGGTGGATGATATACTGGACTTCACATCATGTGCAAACCAGCTAGGAAAGCCCTCTGCTGCTGACCTCAAGCTTGGCCTGGCCACAGGACCAGTTCTGTTTGCCTGTCAGCAG TTTCCTGAGCTGCATGCCATGATCATGAGGAGATTTGGCTCCAGTGGGGATGTGGACCGGGCCTGGCAGTACGTTCTTCAG AGCGATGGCGTCCAGCAGACCCTGTATCTCGCCCAGAGCTACTGCCAAGAGGCCATCCGGCAGATCAGCCAGCTGCGCCCATCCTCGGAGCGTGAGGCGCTAATCCAGCTGACGGGGCTGGTCCTGAGCCGGGACAAGTGA
- the apbb1ip gene encoding amyloid beta A4 precursor protein-binding family B member 1-interacting protein, with translation MEDIDAMFSDLLGEMDALTQSLDAEVQPPQPPQPPPASSEDMDFSVGFTDLKASLNELEDNDLDALMADLVAEINAVEESVAQAKSAGGAPKPPPAKTQDHAAPHPAVQNNLGPSIPAFAPSPDLTTLSPALKPQLPEDAEAQAKADKIKQALEKLKEAKVKKLVTKVTMSDESSKTLMVDERQMVRDVLDNLFEKTHCNCSVDWTLIETNPELNTERGFEDHEHLVETLSAWTRDSENKIYFLEKVDKYAVFKNPQNFYLWKKDKKALQDVKDKDKELLLKENFCGTSIIVPDLEGVLYLKEDGKKSWKQRYFLLRASGIYYVPKGKTKTSRDLACFVQFDNVNIYYGKEYKNKYKAPTDFCFVLKHPQIQKESQYIKYLCCDDAWTMTLWVTGIRIAKYGVKLYDNYKAAVSKATTSSLFANRAAPSTSTSSAAPAAKTPAQANGHAGPPPLATAFSEAWTQAENKDHSDLSSLPLPPPDPTLPPPPPPPALPKKDKLTIQPQSGNFPPPPPPTMDFPPPPPDHLLELPPDFLPPPPPAPGEQESHTLPPPPPPPPPPPPAPAVVPNPAPAPKKMSPAPPQRMTPVATAPAGEDLMSELMLAMQKKRKPL, from the exons AGTCTCGACGCTGAGGTCCAGCCGCCGCAGCCCCCGCAGCCTCCGCCTGCCTCATCCGAAGACATGGACTTCTCCGTGGGTTTTACAGACCTCAAAG CATCCCTGAACGAGctggaggacaatgacctggatGCGCTGATGGCTGACCTGGTGGCGGAGATCAATGCCGTGGAGGAGAGCGTGGCGCAGGCAAAGAGTGCTGGTGGGGCCCCTAAGCCACCCCCGGCAAAGACTCAAGACCATGCAGCCCCTCACCCTGCTGTGCAGAACAACCTCGGCCCCAGCATCCCGGCCTTTGCGCCCTCCCCGGATTTAACCACCCTATCTCCGGCACTCAAACCACAACTGCCG GAGGATGCTGAGGCTCAGGCCAAAGCAGATAAAATAAAGCAGGctctggagaagctgaaggaggCCAAAGTGAAGAAG CTCGTCACTAAGGTCACCATGAGCGATGAATCTTCCAAGACCTTGATGGTGGACGAAAGGCAGATGGTGCGAGATGTGCTGGACAACCTCTTTGAGAAGACACACTGCAACTGCAGCGTGGACTGGACCCTGATTGAGACCAACCCTGAGCTAAACACCG AAAGAGGATTTGAAGACCATGAACATTTAGTGGAGACCTTGTCCGCATGGACGAGAGACAGCGAAAACAAAATCTATTTCCTGGAGAAGGTTGACAAATATGCAGTCTTTAAAAACCCACAG AACTTCTACCTCTGGAAGAAAGACAAAAAAGCTCTCCAGGACGTGAAAGACAAAGACAAGGAGTTACTCCTGAAG GAGAATTTCTGCGGGACCTCCATTATTGTACCAGACCTGGAGGGAGTCCTTTATCTGAAGGAGGATGGGAAGAAATCGTGGAAGCAGCGATACTTTCTGCTACGGGCATCCGGAATTTACTATGTTCCAAAAGGGAAAACCAAG ACTTCCCGTGACCTGGCGTGCTTCGTGCAGTTCGACAACGTCAACATTTACTATGGCAAGGAGTACAAGAACAAGTACAAGGCGCCCACGGACTTCTGCTTTGTCCTCAAG CACCCGCAGATCCAGAAAGAATCCCAGTACATCAAGTACCTGTGCTGTGATGATGCATGGACCATGACGCTTTGGGTGACCGGCATTCGCATCGCTAAG TACGGGGTGAAGCTGTACGATAATTACAAGGCCGCTGTTTCGAAAGCAACGACGTCGTCCCTCTTCGCTAACCGTGCAGCCCCCTCCACCTCCACGTCCTCTGCTGCCCCGGCTG CTAAGACCCCGGCTCAGGCCAACGGACACGCAGGGCCGCCCCCCCTCGCCACGGCGTTCTCTGAAGCCTGGACCCAGGCTGAGAATAAG GATCACAGTGACCTGTCTTCCCTGCCACTGCCACCTCCGGACCCCACCCTACCACCGCCACCGCCCCCACCGGCTCTGCCCAAGAAAGACAAACTTACCATACAGCCGCAGTCCGGAAACTTCCCCCCACCGCCACCACCAACCATGGACTTTCCGCCCCCACCTCCAGACCACCTGCTTGAGCTGCCCCCCGACTTCCTGCCACCGCCTCCTCCGGCCCCTGGTGAACAGGAATCCCATACTCTCCCACCCCCTccgccaccccctcccccacccccacccgcaCCCGCAGTGGTGCCAAATCCAGCTCCTGCACCAAAGAAGATGAGCCCTGCTCCCCCACAGAGGATGACCCCTGTTGCCACAGCGCCCGCCGGTGAAGACTTAATGTCAGAACTGATGCTAGCGATGCAGAAGAAGCGAAAACCCCTATAA
- the pdss1 gene encoding all trans-polyprenyl-diphosphate synthase PDSS1 isoform X1, giving the protein MPSAGNTEPRRGIQGGGLLGRLQSSVFFHVQGERNDPNPAVDPGQRGFIIQNRTRKKTEPRGVKLGTKDENKGGREQELNTRRYEAGPIDGGLSQILSGDRLVNLASVKKFRSLSRDNFRSLPSSGSACTCSEVHSDAKMKDPFALAQKDLRNLYDDIKKEMFVSVAELKSLCDYYFDGKGKAFRPMIVVLMARACNLHSHRDGDLLPAQRSIAMISEMIHTASLVHDDVIDGSDIRRGKTTINNVWGERKAILAGDFILSAASMALARIGNNTVVAVLSQVIEDLVRGEFMQLGSKENENERFKHYLEKTFKKTASLIANSCKAVSILVSSDPEIHEIAYQYGRNIGIAFQLVDDILDFTSCANQLGKPSAADLKLGLATGPVLFACQQFPELHAMIMRRFGSSGDVDRAWQYVLQSDGVQQTLYLAQSYCQEAIRQISQLRPSSEREALIQLTGLVLSRDK; this is encoded by the exons ATGCCATCTGCTGGGAATACGGAGCCCCGCAGGGGGATCCAAGGGGGTGGACTGCTGGGTCGATTACAGAGCTCGGTATTCTTCCACGTTCAGGGAGAGAGGAATGACCCAAATCCAGCCGTGGACCCAGGACAAAGGGGTTTTATTATACAAAACAgaaccagaaaaaaaacagaaccacgAGGGGTTAAACTGGGAActaaggatgaaaataaaggtGGAAGGGAACAAGAACTGAATACAAGGAGGTACGAGGCAGGACCCATAGACGGAGGACTCTCACAG attttgtctgggGACAGGCTTGTGAATCTAGCGTCAGTCAAGAAATTCAGGAGTCTTTCGAG GGATAATTTCCGGTCGCTCCCCAGTTCAGGAAGCGCCTGTACCTGCAGCGAGGTTCACAGCGATGCCAAAATGAAAGACCCATTTGCGCTCGCACAGAAAGACTTGAGGAACTTGTACGATGACATCAAGAAG GAGATGTTTGTATCTGTTGCAGAGCTAAAATCTTTGTGTGACTACTACTTTGACGGGAAGGGCAAAGCTTTCCGGCCTATGATAGTGGTACTGATGGCTCGTGCCTGTAACCTCCACAGCCACCGAGATGG TGATCTTCTGCCAGCCCAGCGCTCTATAGCGATGATCTCAGAGATGATCCACACGGCAAGTCTGGTGCATGACGATGTCATCGACGGGTCTGACATAAGGAGAGGCAAAACCACCATCAACAATGTCTGGGGCGAGAGAAAG GCGATTCTGGCTGGAGATTTCATCCTGTCTGCAGCGTCCATGGCTCTTGCCCGGATTGGCAACAACACCGTGGTAGCAGTATTGTCTCAAGTCATTGAGGACTTGGTGAGAG GTGAATTCATGCAGCTGGGATCCAAAGAAAACGAGAATGAGCGATTCAAACACTACCTCGAGAAAACCTTCAAGAAGACCGCCAGTCTGATCGCGAACAGCTGTAAAGCA GTGTCGATTCTTGTTAGCTCTGACCCTGAGATCCATGAAATTGCGTATCAGTACGGAAGGAACATCGGAATCGCATTTCAG CTGGTGGATGATATACTGGACTTCACATCATGTGCAAACCAGCTAGGAAAGCCCTCTGCTGCTGACCTCAAGCTTGGCCTGGCCACAGGACCAGTTCTGTTTGCCTGTCAGCAG TTTCCTGAGCTGCATGCCATGATCATGAGGAGATTTGGCTCCAGTGGGGATGTGGACCGGGCCTGGCAGTACGTTCTTCAG AGCGATGGCGTCCAGCAGACCCTGTATCTCGCCCAGAGCTACTGCCAAGAGGCCATCCGGCAGATCAGCCAGCTGCGCCCATCCTCGGAGCGTGAGGCGCTAATCCAGCTGACGGGGCTGGTCCTGAGCCGGGACAAGTGA
- the pdss1 gene encoding all trans-polyprenyl-diphosphate synthase PDSS1 isoform X2 produces the protein MKDPFALAQKDLRNLYDDIKKEMFVSVAELKSLCDYYFDGKGKAFRPMIVVLMARACNLHSHRDGDLLPAQRSIAMISEMIHTASLVHDDVIDGSDIRRGKTTINNVWGERKAILAGDFILSAASMALARIGNNTVVAVLSQVIEDLVRGEFMQLGSKENENERFKHYLEKTFKKTASLIANSCKAVSILVSSDPEIHEIAYQYGRNIGIAFQLVDDILDFTSCANQLGKPSAADLKLGLATGPVLFACQQFPELHAMIMRRFGSSGDVDRAWQYVLQSDGVQQTLYLAQSYCQEAIRQISQLRPSSEREALIQLTGLVLSRDK, from the exons ATGAAAGACCCATTTGCGCTCGCACAGAAAGACTTGAGGAACTTGTACGATGACATCAAGAAG GAGATGTTTGTATCTGTTGCAGAGCTAAAATCTTTGTGTGACTACTACTTTGACGGGAAGGGCAAAGCTTTCCGGCCTATGATAGTGGTACTGATGGCTCGTGCCTGTAACCTCCACAGCCACCGAGATGG TGATCTTCTGCCAGCCCAGCGCTCTATAGCGATGATCTCAGAGATGATCCACACGGCAAGTCTGGTGCATGACGATGTCATCGACGGGTCTGACATAAGGAGAGGCAAAACCACCATCAACAATGTCTGGGGCGAGAGAAAG GCGATTCTGGCTGGAGATTTCATCCTGTCTGCAGCGTCCATGGCTCTTGCCCGGATTGGCAACAACACCGTGGTAGCAGTATTGTCTCAAGTCATTGAGGACTTGGTGAGAG GTGAATTCATGCAGCTGGGATCCAAAGAAAACGAGAATGAGCGATTCAAACACTACCTCGAGAAAACCTTCAAGAAGACCGCCAGTCTGATCGCGAACAGCTGTAAAGCA GTGTCGATTCTTGTTAGCTCTGACCCTGAGATCCATGAAATTGCGTATCAGTACGGAAGGAACATCGGAATCGCATTTCAG CTGGTGGATGATATACTGGACTTCACATCATGTGCAAACCAGCTAGGAAAGCCCTCTGCTGCTGACCTCAAGCTTGGCCTGGCCACAGGACCAGTTCTGTTTGCCTGTCAGCAG TTTCCTGAGCTGCATGCCATGATCATGAGGAGATTTGGCTCCAGTGGGGATGTGGACCGGGCCTGGCAGTACGTTCTTCAG AGCGATGGCGTCCAGCAGACCCTGTATCTCGCCCAGAGCTACTGCCAAGAGGCCATCCGGCAGATCAGCCAGCTGCGCCCATCCTCGGAGCGTGAGGCGCTAATCCAGCTGACGGGGCTGGTCCTGAGCCGGGACAAGTGA